One Oceanispirochaeta sp. genomic window, CCGGGGTACTCATTTTGGTTCCGCCAGAGGGTCTGATTGAATTTATTATCCACTCCCATAAACTGGAGGACATTCCACTGGAGGGAATGCACTGAGCCGATCAAACCGCTCACGCAGAGTTCCCTGGCTTTTTGGAATCCCGGGTGATAATGATAGTTCTCGCCTGTCATAAACAGGGGGCCTCCATCCTTGTTCAGCTCCATGGTCAGGGCCGCTTCTTTACCATCCACTCCGGCCGGCTTCTCACAGATCACATGCAGACCAGCATCGATGCATTGACGGCTCACCGGATAATTCAGCGGAATGGGAAGGGAAACCAAAACGGCTTCCAGACCGGATTCTTCACGGATCATTTTTTGCCAGTCCGTATATACGGGAAGTTCCGGTATGCCCAGAAGTTCGGCAGTCTTCACCGCTTTGGGAAGGGAGTGATTGCACAGGGAAATCACTTCGATTTTGTCTTTCAATCTCAATAGAGCAGGGAGATGCGCTTCCTGGGTAATGATGCCGCAGCCGATGATTCCGATTTTCAAAATAGACTCCTTATTTCTATAATTAAGTTACTGATAAACAGCAGTCTCAGAGCAGTTTCGGCCTCTGTGTTTTGCACGGTATAGGGCGATATCTGTCTGCTTGATAAAGTCTCCGACGTTTTCAATATTATTATTCGTGGTACCGATTCCCAAACTGATGGTATGGGAGATGAGCTTGTCTTCATAGACGGTTCTATTCTCTTCAACGGCACAGCGAAACCTTTCTGCCGCCATCCATCCCAGATCCTCTTCTGTTTCGGGAAGAAGCACCGCAAACTCCTCGCCCCCTATCCTGAAAATGAGATCGGTGGAGCGGAAACAGCTTCGAGTCAATTCTGCCAGAGAACACAAAACCGAGTCACCCGCAGGATGTCCGTATTGATCGTTTATCAATTTGAATAAATCGACATCAAATATGATCAGGGTCAGGGGATGATCATACCTTTTAGATCTGAGAAACTCATTCTCAATACATTCCTGATAGTGCCTTCGGTTATAGAGGCCTGTCATGGCGTCTGTCACCGACTGGGAATACAGTTTTTCTTCGGCCAATTTTCTTTTGGTCACATCCACAATGGAGATAAGATACCCTTCTTCGATGGCCGTGAAGGTAACTTCTGTATGATGGGAAGACTCATCCTTTGCGGGTATTTTAATATCTATAGGACCATAACTGCCCGGTTCGGCGGGGGGAGGAAGGAGGGATTTCAACTTGTCTATCAGTATAATGTTTTCAGTTTTTTCAATCCTCTCAACAATTTGTGCAAGGAGACCCTCTCCTTTTAAATCATCCAATGAATAACCGAAACAGTCCTGGGTCTGTCTGTTTATAAAAGT contains:
- a CDS encoding Gfo/Idh/MocA family oxidoreductase; this encodes MKIGIIGCGIITQEAHLPALLRLKDKIEVISLCNHSLPKAVKTAELLGIPELPVYTDWQKMIREESGLEAVLVSLPIPLNYPVSRQCIDAGLHVICEKPAGVDGKEAALTMELNKDGGPLFMTGENYHYHPGFQKARELCVSGLIGSVHSLQWNVLQFMGVDNKFNQTLWRNQNEYPG